One genomic region from Kamptonema formosum PCC 6407 encodes:
- a CDS encoding pentapeptide repeat-containing protein — MEAHELLSLYTRGERDFRATDLTAANLIGAKIPHSNLSGSNLKEASLARAYLERCFLLEANLNGAFLYGANLSFAKLKGSHLLGADLTKADLRGAQLAKVDLTGAQLSGAILSWVSLFQANLPGVNLCGANLSGINLRSANLAGANLNWANLTGARLSGANLKGALLNGVKLNKAFLNGLNLAGIDFSGLELEDVKLSGAQLSGANLSGTVLSGARMRFTKLEQANLKQADLHDTDLRGGNLIQANLMKTNLTEADLREADLSHTNLNLANLKGADLSGANLQGAYLWATNLDGACLKGADLRGASLRNAIISGADLRDAILTGATMPDGKICC; from the coding sequence ATGGAAGCCCATGAATTATTAAGTTTATATACCAGAGGAGAGAGAGACTTTAGGGCAACTGACTTAACAGCAGCTAATTTGATCGGAGCTAAGATTCCTCACTCAAACTTATCAGGCTCTAATTTGAAAGAGGCATCTTTAGCGAGAGCTTATTTAGAACGCTGTTTTCTCCTAGAAGCTAACTTAAATGGAGCTTTTTTATACGGTGCAAATTTGAGCTTTGCTAAACTAAAAGGAAGTCACCTTTTAGGGGCTGATTTAACAAAAGCCGATCTTAGAGGCGCTCAACTGGCTAAAGTCGATCTAACTGGCGCTCAACTAAGCGGTGCTATCCTCAGTTGGGTGAGCCTTTTTCAGGCAAATTTACCGGGAGTAAATTTGTGCGGTGCTAATTTGAGCGGTATCAATTTGCGATCGGCCAATTTAGCTGGTGCTAACTTAAATTGGGCTAATCTAACTGGTGCTAGATTGAGCGGTGCTAACCTGAAAGGCGCTCTTTTAAATGGCGTGAAGTTGAATAAAGCTTTTTTAAATGGGCTGAATTTGGCAGGAATAGACTTCAGTGGATTGGAACTGGAAGATGTTAAGTTAAGCGGAGCACAATTATCAGGCGCTAACTTAAGCGGAACTGTTTTAAGTGGGGCGCGAATGCGTTTTACTAAACTAGAGCAGGCAAATCTTAAACAAGCTGATTTACATGATACCGATCTCAGAGGCGGGAATTTAATTCAAGCTAACTTGATGAAAACCAACTTAACTGAAGCTGATTTGAGGGAGGCAGATTTGAGTCATACAAATCTCAATTTAGCAAATCTCAAGGGTGCTGATTTGAGTGGTGCTAATTTGCAAGGAGCATATCTCTGGGCGACGAATTTGGATGGCGCTTGCTTGAAGGGTGCGGATCTCCGAGGCGCTAGCTTGCGAAATGCGATTATTAGCGGTGCTGATTTGCGAGATGCGATCCTAACTGGTGCAACGATGCCTGATGGTAAAATTTGCTGCTAA
- a CDS encoding HEAT repeat domain-containing protein: protein MSDVLEQAQAAAQQGNWSLLAQYLQQLGNGNQKLETSASDVQQLLTLALDVLAWGEFQDRWEIAKVVPNLGTIAIAPLIAIVEDEDADLEQRWFAVRILGNFDRPEAIAALVELLKTSETEELSTIAADTLASLGPSAIASLTNLLALEDSRQFATSALAQIRQPETIEPLLSVAGDRLASVRVAAIEGLSSFHDSRIPPVLVEALKDPATAVRKEAAIALGLRSYLDGEFDLVNLLKPLLKDIRLEVCSAAAIALGRIKTDTAATTLFELLQSPTTPVSLQIEAIRALGWMETKTGLEYLQKALIEEDKLQEKEVNLHPTKEINSHSSSFFPLPSALTKEIVTILGRVETPNLKAKAAEILIDFLKVGEPAVIEDIKQSIALGLGQLGNMEAIEPLIEMLADADSSIRLHCIAALKQLAPQQAYQQLENLAKQNNLRQNLKQGIAIALQEW from the coding sequence ATGTCTGATGTTTTAGAGCAAGCACAAGCAGCAGCTCAGCAGGGAAATTGGTCGCTACTAGCTCAATATTTGCAGCAATTGGGGAATGGCAATCAGAAACTAGAAACTTCTGCGTCTGATGTACAGCAATTGTTGACTCTGGCTTTAGATGTTTTAGCATGGGGAGAGTTTCAAGATCGGTGGGAAATTGCGAAGGTAGTACCTAATCTGGGAACGATCGCGATCGCGCCTTTGATTGCCATTGTCGAGGATGAAGATGCAGACTTAGAACAACGCTGGTTCGCAGTCCGGATTTTGGGCAATTTCGACCGGCCAGAAGCGATCGCGGCCCTAGTAGAGCTTCTTAAAACCTCTGAAACCGAAGAATTAAGTACGATAGCCGCAGATACCCTCGCTAGTTTAGGCCCCAGCGCGATCGCATCTTTGACAAATCTCTTGGCCCTGGAAGATTCCCGACAGTTTGCTACATCCGCACTCGCTCAAATTCGGCAGCCTGAGACTATTGAGCCTTTGCTGAGTGTAGCAGGCGATCGGCTTGCCTCGGTGCGTGTTGCTGCAATTGAAGGTCTGTCCAGCTTTCACGATTCCCGTATTCCGCCGGTACTGGTAGAAGCTCTAAAAGATCCAGCCACAGCAGTTAGAAAAGAAGCCGCGATCGCTTTAGGCTTGCGTTCCTACTTAGACGGCGAATTCGATTTAGTCAACTTGCTCAAACCGTTACTTAAAGATATCCGGTTAGAAGTTTGTTCAGCGGCCGCGATCGCACTAGGACGCATCAAAACAGATACGGCTGCAACTACCTTATTTGAGCTATTACAATCTCCAACAACCCCAGTTTCTTTACAAATTGAAGCCATCCGCGCTTTAGGCTGGATGGAGACAAAAACTGGCTTAGAGTATTTACAAAAAGCTTTAATTGAGGAAGATAAGTTACAAGAGAAAGAAGTAAATCTCCACCCAACAAAAGAAATAAATTCTCATTCTTCTTCCTTCTTCCCTCTTCCTTCTGCCTTAACAAAAGAAATTGTTACCATTTTGGGGCGAGTCGAAACGCCCAATTTAAAAGCTAAAGCCGCAGAGATTCTGATCGATTTCCTGAAAGTGGGAGAACCCGCAGTTATAGAAGACATTAAACAATCTATAGCTTTAGGATTAGGACAACTAGGAAATATGGAGGCAATAGAACCTTTGATTGAAATGTTAGCAGATGCAGATAGCAGCATCAGACTTCACTGCATAGCTGCGCTCAAACAACTAGCGCCTCAACAAGCTTACCAGCAATTAGAAAACTTGGCAAAGCAAAACAATCTCAGACAAAATTTAAAACAAGGAATCGCGATCGCCTTGCAGGAATGGTAA
- a CDS encoding NAD(P)H-quinone oxidoreductase subunit H, giving the protein MTRIETRTEPMVLNMGPHHPSMHGVLRLIVTLDGEDVVDCEPVMGYLHRGMEKIAESRTNVMYVPYVSRWDYAAGMFNEAVTVNAPEKLADIKVPKRASYIRVIMLELNRIANHLLWLGPFLADVGAQTPFFYTMRDREPILDLWEAATGYRMVNNNYFRIGGVAADLPYGWVDKCEDFCDYFWPKVDEYERLITNNPIFRRRIEGLGTISRAEAINWGLSGPMLRASGVKWDLRKVDHYECYDDFDWEVQWESAGDCLARYLVRIREMRESVKIIRQALKGLPGGPYENLEAKRLEGGPKSEWNAFDYQFIGKKVAPTFKIPKGEHYVRVESGKGELGIYIIGDDNVFPWRWKIRAADFNNLQVLPHILRGVKVADVVAILGSIDVIMGSVDR; this is encoded by the coding sequence ATGACAAGAATTGAAACCAGAACCGAACCGATGGTACTCAACATGGGGCCGCACCATCCCTCCATGCACGGGGTACTAAGGTTAATTGTCACCCTGGACGGGGAAGATGTAGTTGACTGTGAGCCAGTTATGGGCTACCTGCATCGGGGAATGGAAAAAATTGCCGAAAGTCGCACTAATGTGATGTACGTCCCCTACGTCAGCCGTTGGGACTATGCAGCAGGTATGTTTAATGAGGCCGTGACTGTCAACGCGCCGGAAAAATTGGCTGATATTAAGGTGCCCAAACGCGCTAGCTACATCCGGGTAATCATGCTGGAGTTGAACCGGATTGCCAATCATCTATTGTGGTTAGGGCCATTTTTGGCAGATGTGGGGGCGCAAACGCCTTTTTTCTATACTATGCGCGATCGCGAACCCATTTTAGACCTATGGGAAGCAGCTACGGGTTATCGCATGGTTAACAACAACTATTTCCGCATTGGCGGCGTGGCGGCAGATTTGCCCTACGGTTGGGTAGACAAGTGCGAAGACTTCTGCGATTACTTCTGGCCGAAGGTGGATGAATACGAACGCCTGATTACTAACAATCCCATCTTTCGCCGCAGAATAGAAGGACTCGGCACGATTTCGCGTGCTGAAGCGATTAACTGGGGACTTTCCGGCCCCATGTTGCGGGCTTCTGGCGTGAAGTGGGACTTGCGAAAGGTTGACCACTATGAATGTTATGACGATTTTGACTGGGAGGTGCAGTGGGAGAGTGCGGGAGATTGTCTAGCGCGGTATTTGGTGCGAATTCGCGAGATGCGCGAGTCGGTGAAAATTATTCGCCAAGCGCTAAAAGGACTTCCCGGCGGCCCCTATGAGAATTTGGAAGCAAAGCGACTGGAGGGAGGGCCAAAATCTGAGTGGAATGCTTTCGACTACCAGTTTATTGGTAAGAAAGTTGCTCCCACTTTTAAGATTCCTAAAGGCGAACACTATGTCCGCGTTGAAAGCGGCAAAGGTGAGCTAGGAATTTACATTATTGGCGATGATAATGTTTTTCCTTGGCGCTGGAAGATTCGCGCTGCGGATTTCAATAATTTGCAGGTATTGCCCCACATCCTTCGCGGTGTGAAGGTGGCCGATGTTGTGGCAATTTTGGGCAGCATCGACGTAATCATGGGGTCGGTTGACAGGTAA
- the rsmH gene encoding 16S rRNA (cytosine(1402)-N(4))-methyltransferase RsmH, with the protein MKEIELSEKEVVASKVESGVYHIPVLGPQLIEGLAVRAGGHYLDATVGGGGHTRLILAAAPDVTIVAIDQDLDAIAFCKQQLAEFLAPNSARIQFWHGNFASYPAKESTFDGIIADLGVSSAQLDAPGRGFSFRHHANLDMRMNQQQSLTAAEIVNHWEEVKLADIFYTYGEERLSRRIARRIVGDRPFQTTTELAEAIARCVPPKYRYGRIHPATRTFQALRIAVNSELTAVETFLKQAPQWLKPGGRMGIISFHSLEDRLAKHELKGSSLLRVLTKKPIQPATEEVAKNPRARSAKLRLAERLI; encoded by the coding sequence ATGAAGGAGATTGAGTTGTCTGAGAAGGAGGTCGTAGCATCAAAAGTTGAGAGCGGCGTTTATCACATCCCCGTTCTGGGCCCGCAGTTAATTGAGGGTCTGGCTGTGCGTGCGGGAGGACACTATTTAGATGCCACAGTGGGCGGCGGTGGCCATACCCGTTTAATTTTGGCTGCGGCACCCGATGTTACTATAGTTGCGATCGACCAAGACCTAGACGCGATCGCCTTTTGTAAACAGCAACTTGCCGAATTTTTAGCCCCAAATTCCGCCCGCATCCAATTTTGGCACGGAAATTTTGCCAGCTATCCAGCCAAAGAGTCAACATTTGACGGTATAATAGCAGACTTGGGTGTAAGTTCCGCTCAACTGGATGCTCCAGGACGCGGCTTTAGCTTTCGCCATCACGCTAATTTGGATATGCGTATGAACCAGCAACAATCACTGACAGCAGCAGAGATCGTAAATCACTGGGAAGAAGTTAAACTTGCAGATATATTTTATACCTACGGAGAGGAGAGGTTATCGCGGCGGATAGCCCGGCGGATCGTAGGCGATCGCCCATTCCAAACAACAACAGAACTGGCAGAAGCGATCGCCCGCTGTGTACCACCCAAATACCGCTACGGTCGCATACATCCAGCCACTCGCACCTTTCAAGCCTTGAGGATCGCCGTCAACTCCGAACTTACCGCCGTAGAAACTTTCCTCAAGCAAGCGCCCCAGTGGTTAAAGCCTGGCGGGAGAATGGGAATTATCAGCTTTCACAGTTTAGAAGATCGGCTAGCAAAGCACGAACTCAAAGGTTCGTCCCTGTTGCGAGTATTGACAAAAAAGCCGATCCAACCAGCAACTGAAGAAGTAGCTAAAAATCCCCGTGCTCGCTCTGCTAAGCTCAGACTGGCAGAACGATTAATCTAG
- the psbU gene encoding photosystem II complex extrinsic protein PsbU, translating to MKKLGRLLAVFTLLVSCWGWLGHQNVLAADLSNLVLPSSSSLAAVTPRTNRADDKLATEYGKKLDLNNSGVRDFRQYPGMFPTLAALIIKNAPYENVKDVLDISGLTQAQKDLLQANLENFTVTDVESVFIEGDNRLNNGLYD from the coding sequence ATGAAAAAATTAGGTCGCCTGTTGGCAGTATTCACCTTGTTGGTAAGTTGCTGGGGATGGCTGGGACATCAGAATGTTCTGGCCGCAGATTTGAGCAATTTGGTCTTGCCTTCATCATCTTCCTTGGCCGCTGTCACACCGAGAACTAATCGGGCCGACGATAAGCTGGCCACAGAATATGGCAAAAAACTTGATTTGAACAACAGCGGTGTGCGAGATTTCCGGCAATATCCAGGGATGTTTCCGACTCTGGCGGCATTAATTATTAAGAATGCTCCTTACGAAAATGTTAAGGATGTGCTCGATATTTCAGGTCTAACTCAAGCTCAGAAAGACTTGCTGCAAGCTAACCTGGAGAACTTCACCGTTACTGATGTCGAATCAGTTTTCATTGAGGGTGACAACAGATTGAACAACGGACTTTACGACTAG
- a CDS encoding S8 family serine peptidase produces MAGPSADNLAYLLDESPNSLTLTPGFLAPYPKGLFALGGNDFILGSSDGEIIDGGDNNDRLIGGGGADTLNGGSGDNFLIGSRGDDILTGNSGKDILRGGQGDDLLIGFEGDDVLVGDKGRDILKGGEGSDLFVLTTETAAQNPESADIITDFKHFFWKNLIGLTDGLTVADITLESASLNPGSNDTLIRIRESGAILGWVTDVSPDYLNGRFVAADTKLGDELGSATNLGSLSDNPTVSGFVGDAEPDNFYRFTLPVTSDLKLNVTGLSADLDVALIKDINNNNAVEPPDIVQVSENSDANAEEINLNDLLPGTYFVRVFRFEEAQTNYTMSLSAIPSPPPPPGSSAIAGYDTTFGYGLINAATAVAQSIGKAPFPDVPNLGGDEWGRDVVNAPEVWVQGFTGDGIVVAVVDSGVDYDHPDLTGNIWTNSGEFGIDANGVEKATNGLDDDSNGFVDDFRGWDFVNSDNNPMDENSHGTHVAGIIAAKKDGVGITGVAPTVKIMPVRTVDKDGVGKVSNGIAGIRYAVDNGADVINLSFGGNDMEAERLDAIRYAESKGVIVVSAAGNSSNGRPNLPARLADEVGIAVGSITRDLQFSEFSNRAGVVAIDYVIAPGGNGGRSDVEDVYSTVPLSLPGIPYRYFFGTSMAAPHVAGVVALIRQANPNLTPKEIEKIVVETANRSDL; encoded by the coding sequence ATGGCCGGCCCAAGTGCAGATAACCTTGCTTATTTATTAGACGAATCGCCTAACAGTTTAACTCTAACTCCAGGCTTTTTAGCTCCTTACCCAAAAGGACTATTTGCCCTTGGTGGCAATGATTTTATCCTGGGTTCCTCCGATGGCGAAATAATCGACGGCGGCGACAATAACGATCGCCTGATCGGAGGTGGCGGTGCTGATACCCTAAATGGTGGTAGTGGTGACAACTTCCTCATCGGCAGTCGAGGTGATGATATTCTTACCGGTAACAGTGGTAAAGATATCCTCCGGGGAGGTCAAGGCGACGACTTACTCATCGGTTTTGAAGGCGACGATGTACTCGTTGGCGACAAAGGTAGAGACATATTAAAAGGTGGCGAAGGATCGGATTTATTTGTCCTCACAACAGAAACCGCCGCACAAAACCCCGAATCTGCCGATATCATCACTGACTTCAAACACTTTTTCTGGAAAAACTTAATCGGCTTAACTGATGGCTTAACTGTCGCTGACATCACCTTAGAATCAGCTTCCCTCAATCCCGGCAGCAATGATACTTTAATTCGGATTCGCGAGTCTGGAGCCATTTTAGGCTGGGTTACAGACGTATCCCCCGACTATCTCAACGGGCGTTTCGTGGCCGCAGATACTAAATTGGGAGATGAACTCGGAAGCGCAACTAATCTTGGTTCCCTGAGCGATAATCCTACCGTGAGCGGGTTTGTTGGTGATGCTGAACCAGATAATTTCTACCGTTTCACACTCCCTGTCACCAGCGACTTAAAGTTAAACGTTACAGGTTTAAGTGCAGATCTTGATGTAGCCCTAATTAAGGATATTAATAACAATAACGCCGTTGAACCACCGGATATTGTTCAAGTCTCGGAAAACTCAGATGCGAATGCAGAGGAAATTAATCTCAACGATTTATTACCAGGTACTTACTTCGTGCGAGTTTTTCGATTTGAGGAAGCGCAGACAAATTACACTATGAGTCTATCTGCAATCCCTAGTCCTCCCCCCCCACCAGGTAGCAGCGCGATCGCAGGTTACGATACTACTTTCGGCTATGGTTTGATTAACGCAGCAACCGCTGTTGCTCAAAGCATTGGCAAAGCACCTTTTCCTGATGTCCCCAATTTGGGAGGAGATGAATGGGGACGAGATGTAGTAAATGCTCCCGAAGTTTGGGTTCAGGGTTTCACTGGCGATGGCATTGTCGTCGCTGTTGTGGATAGCGGCGTTGACTACGATCATCCTGACTTAACTGGGAATATTTGGACTAATTCAGGGGAATTTGGCATTGATGCTAATGGTGTTGAAAAAGCTACCAACGGCCTTGATGATGATAGTAATGGCTTTGTTGACGATTTTCGAGGTTGGGATTTTGTCAACAGCGATAACAACCCGATGGATGAAAATAGTCACGGTACTCACGTAGCAGGAATTATTGCTGCTAAGAAAGACGGAGTGGGAATCACTGGAGTAGCTCCAACTGTGAAGATTATGCCCGTAAGAACTGTAGATAAAGATGGCGTAGGAAAAGTAAGTAATGGCATTGCTGGCATTCGCTATGCTGTCGATAATGGAGCCGATGTAATTAATCTCAGTTTTGGCGGAAATGACATGGAAGCTGAAAGGCTGGATGCCATTCGTTATGCTGAATCAAAGGGTGTAATTGTAGTTTCTGCGGCTGGAAATAGTAGTAATGGCCGGCCGAATCTTCCTGCTCGTTTGGCCGATGAAGTAGGTATTGCTGTGGGTTCAATAACGCGGGATCTGCAATTTTCTGAATTCTCTAACCGTGCTGGAGTTGTCGCGATCGATTATGTGATTGCGCCGGGAGGAAATGGAGGACGTTCGGATGTCGAAGATGTTTATTCAACAGTACCATTATCTTTGCCCGGTATTCCTTACCGCTACTTTTTCGGTACTTCTATGGCGGCTCCTCATGTTGCTGGTGTAGTAGCTTTGATCCGTCAAGCTAATCCCAATTTGACACCTAAAGAGATTGAGAAAATTGTTGTGGAAACTGCAAATCGTTCCGATCTATAG
- a CDS encoding ATP-binding protein → MKTELHVPSDLRFLTIVEHWLLSSLEVELGEHIDWPRQSNRLRLVLAEAYSNVIRHAHRDQPNLPVLVRLELQDRDIALEIWDYGKGYEMDTYLPPQPEAKQESGYGWLIMSRLMDRVDYCLQIDGRNCLKLEASLPEKS, encoded by the coding sequence ATGAAAACTGAGCTTCACGTGCCGAGCGACTTGAGATTTTTGACTATTGTCGAACACTGGTTGCTGAGTAGTTTGGAAGTTGAGCTAGGAGAGCATATCGATTGGCCCCGCCAATCGAATCGCTTGCGTTTGGTACTGGCAGAAGCCTACTCAAACGTCATCCGCCACGCTCACAGAGACCAACCCAATTTACCTGTGTTGGTGCGGTTGGAATTACAAGACCGCGATATTGCTTTGGAAATTTGGGATTACGGTAAAGGTTATGAAATGGATACCTATCTCCCACCGCAGCCGGAAGCTAAACAGGAAAGCGGCTATGGCTGGTTGATTATGAGTAGGCTCATGGATCGGGTGGATTACTGCTTGCAGATCGATGGTCGCAATTGTCTGAAGTTGGAAGCGAGTTTGCCAGAAAAATCTTAA
- a CDS encoding SpoIIE family protein phosphatase, with translation MSQGDRSKLKLMVVDDEPDNLDLLYRTFRRDFQVYKADSALNALQVLDEQGEMAVIISDQRMPEMNGTEFLGKTVERFPDTIRILLTGYTDVEDLVEAINAGQVFKYITKPWNPEELKSVINQASETYKYYKQRSLALRRSLRRESLFNEVMSAIRGSLDYSSMLQTIVQTVGQTFEAAYCILRPVDGGTLLGSSFSYQAETATNNSFNLSEDLLRQVVESRKTQLHPSSESDRSVQVVVPLTYQQEMLAALALCQEGSTNPWSAEDIQLIEGVAEQAALALSQAKLYQRTLDLAQQMRNELEVARQIQTNLLRQSWPDFETVKVQACCFPAREVGGDFFEVYVHSQGDIWIAVGDVSGKGVPAALFMVSAISVMRRELSQETSPDPYHVMENINSSMSDDLIGNNHFITMVVARYTPSTGHLAYANAGHIYPLVWSHPEMVAQAATGVGTVEPNFLKARGIPLGILPVWKGKAGTVELKSGDVFLLTSDGITEATVTNQAEGSGEQTRSMLQQEGLWKLLVEEQGSLSLDNLLARIRADNPVQEDDQTILSLEVL, from the coding sequence ATGAGTCAGGGAGATAGGAGCAAGCTCAAACTGATGGTAGTCGATGACGAGCCTGACAACCTAGATTTGCTGTACCGGACGTTTCGACGCGACTTTCAAGTTTACAAAGCAGATAGTGCCCTCAACGCTCTACAAGTTCTTGACGAGCAGGGCGAAATGGCAGTGATCATTTCTGACCAGCGGATGCCAGAAATGAACGGTACTGAGTTTTTGGGCAAAACTGTCGAGCGCTTTCCCGATACGATTCGGATTCTCCTGACAGGGTACACCGATGTAGAAGACTTGGTGGAAGCGATTAACGCCGGCCAGGTTTTCAAATACATCACCAAACCCTGGAATCCTGAAGAACTGAAATCCGTTATCAATCAAGCCTCGGAAACTTACAAATACTATAAGCAACGCAGCCTAGCACTCCGCAGATCCCTGCGGCGAGAATCCCTATTTAATGAGGTGATGAGCGCTATTCGAGGTTCGCTAGACTACTCCAGTATGCTCCAAACTATTGTCCAAACTGTGGGGCAGACTTTTGAAGCAGCTTACTGTATACTTCGGCCCGTAGACGGCGGGACTCTATTAGGTTCCTCTTTCTCTTACCAAGCGGAAACAGCCACAAACAACAGTTTTAACCTCAGTGAAGACCTGCTCCGCCAAGTGGTAGAGAGCCGCAAAACTCAACTACACCCAAGCAGTGAAAGCGATCGCAGCGTTCAGGTGGTAGTACCGCTGACCTACCAGCAGGAAATGCTCGCAGCCCTCGCCCTCTGTCAAGAAGGTTCTACTAATCCTTGGTCAGCGGAAGACATCCAATTGATCGAAGGCGTGGCGGAGCAAGCAGCCCTCGCTCTTTCTCAAGCCAAACTCTACCAACGCACTCTCGACTTAGCTCAGCAGATGCGTAATGAGTTAGAAGTAGCTCGCCAAATCCAAACTAACCTGCTTCGCCAAAGTTGGCCGGACTTTGAAACTGTCAAAGTCCAAGCTTGTTGTTTTCCCGCTCGCGAAGTTGGAGGAGATTTTTTTGAGGTCTACGTCCATTCGCAGGGGGATATTTGGATCGCCGTCGGCGACGTTTCCGGTAAGGGTGTCCCGGCAGCTTTGTTTATGGTGAGCGCGATTTCTGTCATGCGACGAGAGCTCTCTCAAGAAACTTCCCCAGATCCCTATCATGTGATGGAGAACATCAACAGCAGTATGTCAGATGACCTGATTGGCAACAACCACTTTATTACAATGGTGGTGGCTCGTTATACGCCGTCAACGGGACATTTGGCTTATGCTAATGCCGGACATATCTATCCTCTCGTCTGGTCTCACCCGGAGATGGTGGCTCAAGCAGCCACCGGTGTCGGGACTGTAGAACCAAATTTCCTCAAAGCTCGCGGCATCCCCTTGGGGATACTGCCAGTCTGGAAAGGAAAAGCAGGTACTGTCGAGCTGAAGTCAGGGGATGTATTTCTGCTGACTAGCGACGGCATTACTGAAGCTACTGTTACTAATCAGGCTGAGGGTAGTGGCGAACAAACCCGTTCTATGCTCCAACAAGAAGGTCTGTGGAAGCTCCTGGTTGAGGAGCAAGGCTCCTTAAGCTTGGACAATCTACTTGCTCGCATCCGAGCTGATAACCCAGTTCAGGAAGACGACCAAACCATACTCTCTTTGGAGGTTCTGTGA
- a CDS encoding globin family protein: MSLNIELLEESFNRIKPNAPEFATSFYDNLFADYPHVKPLFANANMAEQKKKLIASLVLVIQNLRKPDALTGALKGMGARHVQYGTLPEHYPLVGASILKTFESYLGPDWTPEVKQAWVDAYGAIANLMLEGADYPEAVLKLPN; encoded by the coding sequence ATGTCTCTGAATATTGAATTGTTGGAAGAAAGTTTTAATCGTATTAAACCAAACGCCCCAGAATTTGCCACCAGTTTCTACGATAATCTTTTTGCAGACTATCCTCACGTTAAACCCCTATTTGCTAATGCTAACATGGCAGAGCAAAAAAAGAAACTAATAGCTTCTTTAGTTCTGGTGATTCAAAATCTCCGTAAACCTGATGCCCTCACAGGTGCTCTTAAAGGCATGGGTGCTAGGCACGTCCAGTATGGCACTCTCCCAGAGCATTATCCCCTCGTTGGAGCCTCGATCCTGAAAACATTTGAATCTTACTTAGGCCCTGATTGGACACCAGAAGTGAAGCAGGCGTGGGTTGATGCGTATGGGGCGATCGCTAACCTCATGCTCGAAGGTGCAGACTATCCCGAAGCAGTCCTGAAATTGCCTAACTGA
- a CDS encoding Uma2 family endonuclease: protein MLETLTKLETICIELPTAIALYVTPEQFEAIALANRDLRLERTAAGELIVNPPTGGESGQRNFSMTGQLARWYEEHEDLGEAFDSSTGFRLPNGADRSPDVSWVRRERWEALTPRQRKGFVPLCPDFVVELRSESDSLRSLQTKMQEYIDNGARLGWLIDPKNRRVEIYRSGSEVEVLENPSELSGEDVLPGFVLNLMRVWR, encoded by the coding sequence ATGCTAGAAACACTCACTAAACTAGAAACTATCTGCATCGAACTACCAACAGCGATCGCCCTGTACGTCACCCCCGAACAGTTCGAGGCGATCGCTCTAGCGAATCGGGATTTGAGACTAGAACGTACAGCAGCGGGAGAATTAATCGTGAATCCCCCCACAGGAGGCGAATCAGGTCAGAGGAATTTTAGCATGACTGGACAACTCGCTCGCTGGTACGAAGAACACGAAGATTTAGGGGAAGCCTTTGACTCCTCCACTGGTTTTCGGCTCCCGAATGGAGCTGACCGTTCCCCCGATGTCTCCTGGGTGAGGCGGGAGCGTTGGGAAGCGCTTACCCCTCGACAGCGCAAAGGCTTTGTACCGCTATGCCCAGATTTTGTTGTCGAGTTGCGTTCGGAATCAGATAGCCTGCGATCGCTTCAAACTAAGATGCAGGAATACATCGATAATGGGGCAAGATTGGGATGGTTGATTGACCCGAAAAATCGACGGGTAGAAATTTACCGATCGGGGTCAGAGGTGGAAGTATTAGAAAATCCCTCGGAGTTGTCGGGTGAGGACGTGCTGCCTGGTTTTGTTCTAAATCTAATGCGAGTGTGGCGTTAA